One genomic segment of Arachis duranensis cultivar V14167 chromosome 4, aradu.V14167.gnm2.J7QH, whole genome shotgun sequence includes these proteins:
- the LOC107482615 gene encoding uncharacterized protein LOC107482615, translating into MAKGRKLTTSRSDRFLETYPQAQSSAGDPSELREEDIWSTADDTDATTAAYADWETIAAAESNGGGGATYRRRIPRDGHRQSGGLSLAFEDPACNAAATPRVVHQFRPRDGGTAAASPRGRHVAQSAPVNVPDWSKILRVDSAESLHGGGEDDDFDDGASEMVPPHEYLARSRKAAANSVFEGVGRTLKGRDMSRVRDAVWSQTGFDG; encoded by the coding sequence ATGGCCAAGGGTCGCAAGCTAACCACCAGCCGTAGCGATCGCTTCCTCGAAACCTACCCCCAGGCCCAATCATCCGCCGGAGATCCATCGGAGCTCCGGGAAGAGGACATCTGGTCCACGGCGGACGATACCGATGCCACCACCGCAGCTTACGCCGATTGGGAGACAATTGCCGCTGCGGAGTCAAACGGTGGCGGTGGCGCCACGTACCGTCGCCGGATTCCCCGCGATGGTCACCGACAATCCGGTGGATTGTCGCTGGCGTTTGAGGATCCGGCTTGCAATGCTGCGGCGACGCCAAGAGTCGTACACCAGTTCCGCCCTCGCGACGGCGGTACCGCTGCGGCTTCGCCGAGGGGGCGCCACGTGGCGCAGTCGGCGCCGGTGAACGTGCCGGATTGGAGCAAGATACTCCGAGTGGACTCCGCCGAGTCGCTGCACGGCGGTGGCGAGGATGACGATTTTGACGACGGCGCGTCAGAGATGGTTCCGCCGCACGAGTACTTGGCACGAAGCCGGAAGGCGGCGGCGAACTCGGTTTTCGAGGGAGTCGGGCGAACCTTGAAGGGCCGGGACATGAGCCGGGTACGTGATGCCGTTTGGAGCCAGACCGGGTTCGATGGATGA